A region from the Ammospiza caudacuta isolate bAmmCau1 chromosome 4, bAmmCau1.pri, whole genome shotgun sequence genome encodes:
- the GUCY1B1 gene encoding guanylate cyclase soluble subunit beta-1, which produces MYGFVNHALELLVIRNYGPAVWEDIKKEAQLDEEGQFLVRIIYDDSKTYDLVAAASKVLNLNAGEILQMFGKMFFVFCQESGYDTILRVLGSNVREFLQNLDALHDHLATIYPGMRAPSFRCTDAEKGKGLILHYYSEREGLQDIVIGIIKTVAQQIHGTEIDMKVIQQRNEECDHIQFLIEEKESKEEDYYEDLDRFEENGTQESRISPYTFCKAFPFHIIFDRDLVVTQCGNAIYRVLPQLQPGNCSLLSVFSLVRPHIDISFHGILSHINTVFVLRTKEGLLDVEKLECEDELTGTEISCLRLKGQMIYLPEADSILFLCSPSVMNLDDLTRRGLYLSDIPLHDATRDLVLLGEQFREEYKLTQELEILTDRLQHTLRALEDEKKKTDTLLYSVLPPSVANELRHKRPVPAKRYDNVTILFSGIVGFNAFCSKHASGEGAMKIVNLLNDLYTRFDILTDSRRNPFVYKVETVGDKYMTVSGLPEPCMHHARSICHLALDMMEIAGQVQVDGEPVQITIGIHTGEVVTGVIGQRMPRYCLFGNTVNLTSRTETTGEKGKINVSEYTYRCLMTPENSDPQFHLEYRGPVSMKGKKEPMQVWFLSRKSTETEETKQDAF; this is translated from the exons gaaggaggcacagctggatgAAGAGGGACAGTTTCTGGTCAGAATAATTTACGATGATTCCAAAACCTATGACCTCGTTGCAGCTGCAAGCAAGGTCCTTA ATTTAAATGCTGGGGAAATTCTTCAAATGTTTGGGAagatgttttttgtgttttgtcaaGAATCTGGTTATGATACAATTCTACGTGTCTTGGGCTCAAATGTCAGAGAGTTTTTGCAG AACCTGGATGCTCTGCATGACCACCTTGCTACAATTTACCCGGGTATGCGAGCCCCTTCCTTCAGATGCACGGATGCAGAGAAGGGGAAGGGACTCATTCTGCATTACTATTCTGAAAGAGAAGGTCTGCAGGATATTGTCATTGGCATCATCAAAACAGTAGCTCAACAGATCCATGGTACAGAAATAGACATGAAG GTTATTCAACAGAGAAATGAGGAGTGTGACCACATTCAATTTTTAATTGAAGAAAAAGAATCTAAAGAAGAGGACTACTATGAGGACCTTGATAGATTTGAGGAAAACGGTACCCAAGAGTCTCGCATCAGTCCCTACACTTTCTGCAAGGCATTTCCTTTCCACATCATATTTGACAGAGATCTGGTGGTCACACAATGTGGCAATGCTATATACAGAGTCCTTCCACAG CTGCAGCCAGGAAATTGCAGTCTGCTGTCAGTTTTCTCCTTGGTCCGGCCTCATATTGATATTAGCTTCCATGGGATCCTCTCTCATATCAATACAGTCTTTGTACTGAGGACTAAG GAGGGGCTGTTGGATGTGGAAAAGTTGGAGTGTGAAGATGAACTGACTGGCACAGAAATCAGCTGCCTACGCCTGAAAGGGCAAATGATCTACTTGCCTGAAGCAGACAGCATTCTCTTTCTTTGTTCACCAAG TGTGATGAACTTGGATGATTTAACCAGGAGAGGTTTATATCTGAGTGATATCCCACTGCATGATGCCACCCGTGATCTGGTTCTTTTGGGAGAGCAGTTCCGAGAGGAATACAAACTGACCCAGGAGCTTGAGATCCTCACCGACCGACTGCAGCACACTCTGCGTGCACTGGAGgatgagaagaaaaagacaGACAC GTTGCTGTACTCTGTTCTGCCACCCTCAGTGGCAAATGAGCTGAGGCACAAGcgccctgtgccagccaagcGCTACGACAATGTCACCATTCTCTTCAGTGGCATTGTGGGCTTCAATGCCTTTTGTAGCAAACATGCCTCTGGAGAGGGAGCCATGAAAATTGTCAATCTTTTAAATGATCTTTACACAAGATTTGATATTCTGACTGATTCACGAAGGAATCCATTTGTTTATAAG GTGGAAACAGTTGGGGACAAGTATATGACAGTGAGTGGTCTGCCAGAGCCCTGCATGCATCATGCACGATCTATCTGCCACCTGGCTTTGGATATGATGGAAATTGCAGGCCAAGTTCAAGTAGATGGTGAGCCTGTACAG ATAACCATAGGAATCCATACTGGAGAGGTAGTCACAGGTGTCATAGGTCAAAGGATGCCACGGTACTGTCTCTTTGGAAATACAGTCAATCTTACAAGCAGAACAGAAACTactggagaaaagggaaagatcAATGTCTCTGAATACACTTACAG GTGTCTTATGACACCAGAAAATTCAGATCCTCAGTTCCACCTGGAGTACAGAGGTCCAGTTTCTATGAAGGGCAAAAAAGAACCAATGCAGGTTTGGTTTTTGTCCAGAAAGAGTACAGAGACAGAG gaaacaaagcaagaTGCTTTCTGA